TGGACTTGCCAATAGGAACAGTGAAAAGCAGAATTTTTCTTGCACGTAAAAAATTGATGCAAGACTTAAAAGAATATGCGAACTAACAAAATTCTGTTTTAGAAAAAATTGAGGAAGCACCTCATTGAAAATCTACAAGCGCTTTATTAGCGTATATCATCTATAAAAAACAAAACGTGACAGTAGCTAAAACTATTTTTTGGTTTCGAAGAGATCTAAGATTGAATGACAATGCCGGTTTATTCCATGCACTAAAAAACAATGATACGGTTCTTCCGATTTTTATTTTCGATACCGACATCCTCGATCGTCTCGAAAACAAGGAAGATAAACGTGTAGAATTTATTCACCTTGCACTCAACGAACTCAACAAACAACTCGTTGGAATCGGAAGCTCCTTACTTGTGCTTCACGGAAATACGCAAGCTGTATTTAAGGAATTACTTTCAACGCATACCATAAAAAATATTTATAGCAATAGTGATTATGAACCTGCGGCTATTGAGCGCGACAAAGCCATCAAGTTTATTGCCAACAAAAATAAAATTCCCTTTTATTCTTTTAAAGATCAAGTGATCTTCGAAAAAAATGAAATTACAAAAGATGATGGTTTGCCGTATACAGTTTTCACACCGTATATGCGTAAATGGAAAAGCAGACTTGCTGAATTTCATTTAAAATCTTTTGACACCGAAACTTATTTTTCGAATTTTTTCAAAACAGCCCCTTTCCATTTTCCATCCTTAAACGAAATTGGATTTCAATCCAGCGGAATGACGTATGCTGCACCTTCACTGAATGAAAAGATTGTTTCCAATTATCATGAGCAGCGCAATTTTCCTGCGATTGAAGGGACGAGCAGATTAAGTGTTCATTTACGTTTTGGAACGGTTAGCATTCGCCACCTTACAGCAAAAGCAAAACTCTTAAACGACCAATGGCTCAACGAGTTGATCTGGCGTGAGTTTTACATGACCATCCTTTTTCAATTCCCGCATGTGGTCAATGGTTCTTTCAAAAAGCAATACGACCGTATTCCCTGGAGAAATGATGAAGCCGAGTTTGCTGCTTGGTGCAACGGACAAACCGGCTACCCGATTGTGGATGCCGGAATGCGGGAACTCAACACCACCGGATTTATGCACAACCGTGTGCGGATGATTGTTGCCAGCTTTTTAGTGAAACATTTGC
This Bacteroidota bacterium DNA region includes the following protein-coding sequences:
- a CDS encoding deoxyribodipyrimidine photo-lyase, with product MTVAKTIFWFRRDLRLNDNAGLFHALKNNDTVLPIFIFDTDILDRLENKEDKRVEFIHLALNELNKQLVGIGSSLLVLHGNTQAVFKELLSTHTIKNIYSNSDYEPAAIERDKAIKFIANKNKIPFYSFKDQVIFEKNEITKDDGLPYTVFTPYMRKWKSRLAEFHLKSFDTETYFSNFFKTAPFHFPSLNEIGFQSSGMTYAAPSLNEKIVSNYHEQRNFPAIEGTSRLSVHLRFGTVSIRHLTAKAKLLNDQWLNELIWREFYMTILFQFPHVVNGSFKKQYDRIPWRNDEAEFAAWCNGQTGYPIVDAGMRELNTTGFMHNRVRMIVASFLVKHLLIDWRWGEAYFAEKLMDFDLSANNGGWQWAASSGCDAAPYFRVFSPDAQTQRFDPQLNYIRKWVPEFEELTYPRPIVDHKVARERVLNTYKNALGNIPV